The following are encoded together in the Lactuca sativa cultivar Salinas chromosome 1, Lsat_Salinas_v11, whole genome shotgun sequence genome:
- the LOC111894708 gene encoding inositol-tetrakisphosphate 1-kinase 3 isoform X1, translated as MRLMQEEMIGYESEEEREMESSSSCGSIVDLGFQEKSMKVVVVGYALTSKKIKSFLQPKFEGLARNKGIFFVAIDQTRPLSDQGPFDIVLHKLSGKEWQQILEDYRLTHPEVTVLDPPSAIQHVYNRQSMLEDVADLDLSDAAYDMQNAGSVGVPKQLVIEKDPSSIPDAVKQAGLALPLVAKPLVAKSHELSLAYDEYSLEKLEPPLVLQEFINHGGVVFKVYIVGDAVKVVRRFSLPDVSKRDLSRRSVGGVFRFPRVSCAAQSADDSVADLDPCIAELPPRALLERLARELRRRLGLHLFNLDMIREHGTRDRFYVIDINYFPGYGKMPEYEHIFTDFLLNLAKSKYKKRSSTTSLP; from the exons ATGAGGTTGATGCAGGAGGAGATGATTGGGTACGAGAGCGAAGAGGAAAGGGAAATGGAATCGAGTAGTAGCTGTGGTTCAATCGTTGATTTGGGGTTTCAAGAAAAATCGATGAAGGTTGTCGTTGTAGGTTATGCTCTTACATCTAAGAAGATCAAGAGCTTTTTGCAGCCAAAGTTTGAAGGTTTGGCCAG GAATAAGGGGATATTTTTTGTTGCTATTGATCAAACGAGGCCTCTTTCAGATCAAGGTCCTTTTGACATTGTGCTGCATAAG TTGTCTGGGAAGGAATGGCAGCAAATTCTTGAG gaTTATCGGCTGACACATCCAGAAGTTACAGTGTTGGATCCTCCAAGTGCTATACAACATGTTTACAATAGACAGTCGATGCTTGAGGACGTTGCTGATCTTGATTTATCTGATGCTGCATATG ACATGCAAAATGCAGGTAGTGTAGGTGTCCCAAAACAACTGGTGATAGAGAAGGATCCATCATCTATCCCTGATGCTGTTAAGCAGGCAGGATTAGCCCTACCTCTTG TTGCAAAGCCTTTGGTTGCCAAGTCGCATGAGCTGTCGCTTGCTTATGATGAGTACTCCCTTGAGAAGCTAGAGCCTCCCCTTGTTCTCCAAGAGTTTATTAACCATG GTGGTGTTGTGTTCAAAGTGTACATAGTTGGGGATGCGGTTAAGGTTGTGAGGAGATTCTCTTTACCTGATGTCAGCAAGCGTGACCTGTCAAGGAGAAGCGTTGGCGGCGTGTTCCGCTTTCCAAGGGTCTCATGTGCTGCCCAGTCAGCAGACGATTCAGTTGCTGATTTGGACCCTTGTATTGCTG AGCTTCCTCCACGAGCCTTGCTTGAACGCCTGGCCAGAGAACTTCGTCGTCGACTG GGTCTTCATCTGTTCAACCTCGATATGATTCGTGAACATGGGACTAGAGACCGCTTTTATGTGATTGACATAAACTATTTTCCtg GGTATGGTAAAATGCCAGAATACGAGCATATATTTACAGACTTCTTACTCAACCTGGCTAAAAGCAAGTACAAGAAACGGTCTTCTACTACTAGTTTACCTTAG
- the LOC111894708 gene encoding inositol-tetrakisphosphate 1-kinase 3 isoform X2 gives MRLMQEEMIGYESEEEREMESSSSCGSIVDLGFQEKSMKVVVVGYALTSKKIKSFLQPKFEGLARNKGIFFVAIDQTRPLSDQGPFDIVLHKLSGKEWQQILEDYRLTHPEVTVLDPPSAIQHVYNRQSMLEDVADLDLSDAAYGSVGVPKQLVIEKDPSSIPDAVKQAGLALPLVAKPLVAKSHELSLAYDEYSLEKLEPPLVLQEFINHGGVVFKVYIVGDAVKVVRRFSLPDVSKRDLSRRSVGGVFRFPRVSCAAQSADDSVADLDPCIAELPPRALLERLARELRRRLGLHLFNLDMIREHGTRDRFYVIDINYFPGYGKMPEYEHIFTDFLLNLAKSKYKKRSSTTSLP, from the exons ATGAGGTTGATGCAGGAGGAGATGATTGGGTACGAGAGCGAAGAGGAAAGGGAAATGGAATCGAGTAGTAGCTGTGGTTCAATCGTTGATTTGGGGTTTCAAGAAAAATCGATGAAGGTTGTCGTTGTAGGTTATGCTCTTACATCTAAGAAGATCAAGAGCTTTTTGCAGCCAAAGTTTGAAGGTTTGGCCAG GAATAAGGGGATATTTTTTGTTGCTATTGATCAAACGAGGCCTCTTTCAGATCAAGGTCCTTTTGACATTGTGCTGCATAAG TTGTCTGGGAAGGAATGGCAGCAAATTCTTGAG gaTTATCGGCTGACACATCCAGAAGTTACAGTGTTGGATCCTCCAAGTGCTATACAACATGTTTACAATAGACAGTCGATGCTTGAGGACGTTGCTGATCTTGATTTATCTGATGCTGCATATG GTAGTGTAGGTGTCCCAAAACAACTGGTGATAGAGAAGGATCCATCATCTATCCCTGATGCTGTTAAGCAGGCAGGATTAGCCCTACCTCTTG TTGCAAAGCCTTTGGTTGCCAAGTCGCATGAGCTGTCGCTTGCTTATGATGAGTACTCCCTTGAGAAGCTAGAGCCTCCCCTTGTTCTCCAAGAGTTTATTAACCATG GTGGTGTTGTGTTCAAAGTGTACATAGTTGGGGATGCGGTTAAGGTTGTGAGGAGATTCTCTTTACCTGATGTCAGCAAGCGTGACCTGTCAAGGAGAAGCGTTGGCGGCGTGTTCCGCTTTCCAAGGGTCTCATGTGCTGCCCAGTCAGCAGACGATTCAGTTGCTGATTTGGACCCTTGTATTGCTG AGCTTCCTCCACGAGCCTTGCTTGAACGCCTGGCCAGAGAACTTCGTCGTCGACTG GGTCTTCATCTGTTCAACCTCGATATGATTCGTGAACATGGGACTAGAGACCGCTTTTATGTGATTGACATAAACTATTTTCCtg GGTATGGTAAAATGCCAGAATACGAGCATATATTTACAGACTTCTTACTCAACCTGGCTAAAAGCAAGTACAAGAAACGGTCTTCTACTACTAGTTTACCTTAG
- the LOC111894738 gene encoding lipid droplet phospholipase 1 produces the protein MESEKNLQESIEPKTSDEVAKKLKKKNRRSLILNKLRCFGSTDYGYPTVDEVDGDGNIDMQSASTDKKHSPTHLVVMVNGLIGSAHNWRYAAKQFLKKYPDDVIVHCSERNSSLLTFNGVDVMGNRLANEVVSVIKRYRNVEKISFIGHSLGGLVARYAIAKLYGDTEDSRIGGLVPMNFITVATPHLGTGGHRQVPLFGGSNTVEKVAHQISWVLGRTGRHLFLTDNPHPPLLLQMVDDSQDLKFLSALQSFTRHVVYANAHFDHIVGWSTSSIRRRNELPKRKNLVRSSKYPHILKGDRDTTTKSVKQESPLLLLQPNNFKTATASMEEAMMRGLTKISWERVDVSFKGSKQRYFAHNTIQVNSPWINSDGADIIQHLVDNFQI, from the exons ATGGAGTCGGAGAAAAATTTACAAGAAAGTATTGAACCGAAAACATCAGATGAAGTTGCGAAGAAGCTGAAGAAGAAAAACAGAAGATCATTGATCCTGAATAAATTGAGGTGTTTCGGATCAACGGATTATGGGTACCCGACTGTGGATGAAGTTGACGGAGATGGTAACATCGATATGCAGTCGGCTTCCACCGACAAGAAACACTCGCCGACTCACCTCGTCGTTATGGTTAATGGTCTGATCGGCAG TGCTCATAACTGGAGATATGCTGCAAAACAGTTTTTGAAAAAGTATCCTGATGATGTTATAGTTCACT gCAGTGAACGCAACTCTTCATTGTTGACATTCAATGGTGTCGATGTGATGGGAAACAGATTAGCCAATGAG GTGGTATCTGTTATAAAACGCTATCGGAATGTTGAGAAGATATCTTTTATCGGTCACTCACTGGGTGGACTGGTAGCAAGATATGCTATTGCTAAGCTTTACGGAGATACAGAAGATTCAAGAATTGGGGGATTAGTGCCTATGAACTTCAttactgttgcaacaccacatcttGGTACAGGTGGACATCGACAGGTCCCATTGTTTGGTGGGTCCAACACTGTTGAGAAAGTAGCTCACCAAATATCATGGGTTCTCGGAAGAACAGGGAGGCACTTATTCTTGACTGATAACCCACACCCTCCTCtattgcttcagatggtcgacgATTCTCAAGACCTGAAGTTCCT TTCCGCGTTGCAGTCCTTCACGCGACATGTTGTGTATGCAAATGCTCATTTTGACC ATATTGTGGGATGGAGTACGTCATCGATTCGGCGTCGAAACGAGCTGCCAAAG CGTAAAAATCTTGTAAGAAGCAGTAAATATCCCCATATATTAAAGGGGGACAGGGACACTACTACAAAAAGCGTAAAACAAGAAAGCCCTTTGCTATTATTGCAACCCAATAATTTCAAGACAGCCACAGCCTCCATGGAAG AAGCAATGATGAGAGGCTTGACTAAAATAAGCTGGGAAAGAGTTGATGTTAGTTTTAAAGGAAGTAAGCAAAGATATTTTGCCCACAACACAATCCAG GTAAACAGTCCCTGGATAAATTCTGATGGGGCCGACATCATACAACATCTGGTTGACAATTTTCAGATCTAG
- the LOC111894708 gene encoding inositol-tetrakisphosphate 1-kinase 3 isoform X3, whose product MLEDVADLDLSDAAYGSVGVPKQLVIEKDPSSIPDAVKQAGLALPLVAKPLVAKSHELSLAYDEYSLEKLEPPLVLQEFINHGGVVFKVYIVGDAVKVVRRFSLPDVSKRDLSRRSVGGVFRFPRVSCAAQSADDSVADLDPCIAELPPRALLERLARELRRRLGLHLFNLDMIREHGTRDRFYVIDINYFPGYGKMPEYEHIFTDFLLNLAKSKYKKRSSTTSLP is encoded by the exons ATGCTTGAGGACGTTGCTGATCTTGATTTATCTGATGCTGCATATG GTAGTGTAGGTGTCCCAAAACAACTGGTGATAGAGAAGGATCCATCATCTATCCCTGATGCTGTTAAGCAGGCAGGATTAGCCCTACCTCTTG TTGCAAAGCCTTTGGTTGCCAAGTCGCATGAGCTGTCGCTTGCTTATGATGAGTACTCCCTTGAGAAGCTAGAGCCTCCCCTTGTTCTCCAAGAGTTTATTAACCATG GTGGTGTTGTGTTCAAAGTGTACATAGTTGGGGATGCGGTTAAGGTTGTGAGGAGATTCTCTTTACCTGATGTCAGCAAGCGTGACCTGTCAAGGAGAAGCGTTGGCGGCGTGTTCCGCTTTCCAAGGGTCTCATGTGCTGCCCAGTCAGCAGACGATTCAGTTGCTGATTTGGACCCTTGTATTGCTG AGCTTCCTCCACGAGCCTTGCTTGAACGCCTGGCCAGAGAACTTCGTCGTCGACTG GGTCTTCATCTGTTCAACCTCGATATGATTCGTGAACATGGGACTAGAGACCGCTTTTATGTGATTGACATAAACTATTTTCCtg GGTATGGTAAAATGCCAGAATACGAGCATATATTTACAGACTTCTTACTCAACCTGGCTAAAAGCAAGTACAAGAAACGGTCTTCTACTACTAGTTTACCTTAG